The following nucleotide sequence is from Mesobacillus jeotgali.
AATCTCCCCGCGGCCCAGGTTGACTCTGCGCAATGACATCAGCAGGATGAAACCAAGCAAATTCCAAATTGATTCATACAAGAACGTTGGATGATAATATGTTCCATTGATATACATCTGGTTGATGATGAACTCAGGCAGGTAGAGGTTCTCCAAAAACGCCCTCGTCACTTCCCCGCCATGTGCTTCCTGGTTCATGAAGTTTCCCCAGCGGCCGATTGCCTGTCCAAGGATGATGCTGGGCGCTGCGATATCCGCAAGCTTCCAAAACGAAACGTTCCGTGACTTCGTAAAGAAATACGCAGTTACAACGGATCCGATCAGCGCACCGTGAATCGCGATGCCGCCATTCCAGATCTTGAAAATCTCGCCTGGATACTGTGCGTAATACTCCCATTGAAAAATTACATAGTAAAGTCTCGCTGATAAGATCGCGATCGGTATGGCCCAGAGCATCAGATCCGCAAAAATATCTTTTGGCAGACCGCGGCGTTCACCTTCTCGCATGGCAATCCACAATGCAAGCGCAATCCCAAGCCCGATGATGACGCCATACCAGTGTACCTGAATCGGCCCGAGCGAAAAAGCAATCGGGTCAATCGGCTGAATATTTTTCTCCATGTCATTTCCCCTTTTTCACAAGAAAAGCGCAAGCTACTTGTCCAGCCCCGACAAGCGCTGGAGGGCCGACCGGTGAAGTCGTTCTTTGACTTCATTGGGCGGACCGAAGCGACTCGAGGGGCTAGGCGCTGAAGCTGGACAATTCTCGAAGTGAATTTTATATATAGCGAATAATTTTAAAAATCATTCGTACCAACACTTTAGCCGTTATTAATCAAACGTTTGATTAAGGCTTATTATTGTTTTCAAATCAAGGTTTTCAAGACCCTCTTGTAAAAGAGTCCCCACTT
It contains:
- the lgt gene encoding prolipoprotein diacylglyceryl transferase, with the translated sequence MEKNIQPIDPIAFSLGPIQVHWYGVIIGLGIALALWIAMREGERRGLPKDIFADLMLWAIPIAILSARLYYVIFQWEYYAQYPGEIFKIWNGGIAIHGALIGSVVTAYFFTKSRNVSFWKLADIAAPSIILGQAIGRWGNFMNQEAHGGEVTRAFLENLYLPEFIINQMYINGTYYHPTFLYESIWNLLGFILLMSLRRVNLGRGEIFLSYVIWYSIGRFFVEGMRTDSLMLTESLRIAQTISIALIVFAIGLWIFRRVKGYSKVRYLEN